A window from Pseudomonas campi encodes these proteins:
- a CDS encoding ATP-binding cassette domain-containing protein, translating to MIRLQNLTLQRGPQRLLEGAEMTLHAGHKAGLIGANGAGKSSLFALLRGELGPDAGDCHLPPDWRIAHMRQEVDDLERLAVDYVLDGDILLRQVQRDLAAAEAAHDGTAIARLHSELDNADGYTADARARKLLAGLGFSNEQMDKRVGDFSGGWRMRLNLAQALMCPSDLLLLDEPTNHLDLDAILWLEEWLKSYPGTLLLISHDRDFLDAVVDHVAHLEQQKLTLYRGGYSAFERTRAERLAQQQQAYEKQQAQREHMEKYIARFKAQATKARQAQSRIKALERLEELAPAHVDSPFDFVFREADKISSPLLDMADVQLGYGDRAVLQQVKLQLVPGARIGLLGPNGAGKSTLIKTLSGELTPLSGRLARGENLSIGYFAQHQLDSLDAKASPLLHLQRIAPGEREQTLRDFLGGFDFRGPRCDEAVQNFSGGEKARLALALIAWGKPNLLLLDEPTNHLDLEMRLALTMALQEFSGAVLVVSHDRHLLKSTTDEFLLVADGRIQPFDGDLEDYARWLVDFRARQQPQATAAPAADKTDKRAQRQVAAALRQQLAPHKREADKLEKELGKLHEQLAKVEQRLGDSGIYEAARKDELRELLAEQARLKSREGELEESWMVALEQLEALEQQLAQAD from the coding sequence ATGATCCGACTTCAGAACCTTACCTTACAACGTGGCCCGCAACGCCTGCTCGAAGGCGCCGAGATGACCCTGCACGCCGGCCACAAAGCCGGCCTGATCGGCGCCAACGGTGCCGGCAAGTCCAGCCTGTTCGCCCTGCTGCGCGGCGAGCTCGGCCCGGATGCCGGCGATTGCCACTTGCCGCCGGACTGGCGCATCGCCCACATGCGCCAGGAGGTCGACGACCTCGAACGTCTGGCCGTGGACTATGTGCTCGATGGCGACATCCTCCTGCGCCAGGTGCAGCGCGACCTGGCCGCCGCCGAAGCGGCCCACGACGGCACGGCCATCGCCCGCCTGCACAGTGAGCTGGACAACGCCGACGGTTACACCGCCGATGCCCGCGCGCGCAAGCTGCTGGCCGGCCTCGGCTTCAGCAACGAGCAGATGGACAAGCGCGTCGGCGATTTCTCTGGTGGCTGGCGCATGCGCCTGAACCTGGCCCAGGCGCTGATGTGCCCGTCGGATCTGCTGCTGCTCGACGAACCGACCAACCACCTCGACCTCGACGCAATCCTCTGGCTGGAAGAGTGGCTGAAGAGCTACCCCGGCACCCTGTTGCTGATCTCCCACGACCGCGACTTCCTCGATGCCGTGGTCGACCATGTGGCGCACCTCGAACAGCAGAAGCTGACCCTCTACCGCGGCGGCTACTCGGCCTTCGAGCGCACCCGTGCCGAACGCCTGGCGCAGCAGCAGCAGGCTTACGAGAAGCAGCAGGCGCAGCGCGAGCACATGGAGAAGTACATCGCCCGCTTCAAGGCCCAGGCGACCAAGGCGCGTCAGGCGCAGAGCCGGATCAAGGCGCTGGAACGCCTGGAAGAGCTGGCCCCGGCGCATGTCGATTCGCCGTTCGATTTCGTCTTCCGCGAGGCCGACAAGATCTCCAGTCCGCTGCTGGACATGGCTGACGTGCAGCTCGGTTATGGCGACAGGGCGGTGCTGCAGCAGGTCAAGCTGCAGCTGGTTCCGGGTGCGCGCATCGGCCTGCTCGGCCCCAACGGCGCCGGCAAGTCGACCCTGATCAAGACCCTCTCCGGTGAGCTGACCCCGCTGTCGGGACGCCTGGCCCGCGGCGAGAACCTGTCGATCGGCTACTTCGCCCAGCATCAGCTCGACTCGCTGGATGCCAAGGCCAGCCCGCTGCTGCACCTGCAGCGTATCGCCCCGGGTGAACGCGAGCAGACCCTGCGCGACTTCCTCGGCGGCTTCGATTTCCGTGGCCCGCGTTGTGACGAGGCGGTGCAGAACTTCTCCGGTGGCGAGAAGGCGCGTTTGGCCCTGGCGCTGATCGCCTGGGGCAAGCCCAACCTGTTGCTGCTCGACGAACCGACCAACCACCTCGACCTGGAAATGCGCCTGGCCCTGACCATGGCCCTGCAGGAGTTCTCCGGCGCGGTACTGGTGGTGTCACACGATCGCCACCTGCTGAAAAGCACCACCGACGAATTCCTCCTGGTCGCCGATGGCCGCATCCAGCCCTTCGACGGCGACCTCGAAGACTACGCGCGCTGGCTGGTCGATTTTCGCGCCCGCCAGCAGCCGCAAGCGACGGCAGCGCCAGCCGCCGACAAGACCGACAAGCGCGCCCAGCGCCAGGTTGCCGCCGCCCTGCGTCAGCAGCTGGCGCCGCACAAGCGCGAGGCGGACAAGCTGGAAAAGGAGCTGGGCAAGCTGCACGAGCAGCTGGCCAAGGTCGAACAGCGTCTGGGCGACAGCGGCATCTACGAGGCCGCGCGCAAGGACGAGCTGCGCGAGTTGCTGGCCGAACAGGCGCGCCTGAAAAGCCGCGAAGGCGAGCTGGAAGAAAGCTGGATGGTCGCCCTGGAGCAGCTGGAAGCGCTGGAGCAGCAGCTGGCGCAAGCCGACTAA
- a CDS encoding LysE family transporter: MAIETWLAFFVACWVISLSPGAGAIASMSAGLQYGFWRGYWNALGLQLALLMQIAVVAAGLGAVLATSELAFNLIKWFGVAYLVYLGWKQWVALPGEISTGEGERPLGRPLTLVLRGFLVNASNPKAIIFILAVLPQFLDPQGSLLAQYTVMAATMVAVDLVVMAGYTGLAARVLRALRSPRQQRILNRTFGGLFMAAAGLLAMVRRTA, translated from the coding sequence ATGGCTATCGAAACCTGGCTCGCTTTCTTCGTCGCCTGCTGGGTGATCAGTCTGTCGCCGGGTGCCGGTGCCATTGCCTCGATGAGCGCCGGCCTGCAGTACGGTTTCTGGCGTGGCTACTGGAACGCCCTCGGCCTGCAGCTGGCGTTGCTGATGCAGATCGCCGTGGTGGCTGCTGGCCTCGGTGCGGTACTGGCCACCTCGGAACTGGCCTTCAACCTGATCAAGTGGTTTGGTGTGGCCTACCTGGTCTATCTCGGCTGGAAGCAGTGGGTTGCCTTGCCCGGCGAGATTTCCACTGGTGAGGGCGAGCGGCCCCTCGGGCGACCGCTGACCCTGGTACTGCGCGGTTTTCTGGTCAACGCCAGCAACCCCAAGGCGATCATCTTCATTCTCGCGGTGCTGCCGCAGTTCCTCGATCCGCAGGGATCGCTGCTGGCGCAGTACACGGTGATGGCGGCCACCATGGTGGCGGTCGATCTGGTGGTCATGGCCGGCTACACCGGCCTGGCCGCGCGCGTCCTGCGGGCGCTGCGCTCACCGCGCCAGCAGCGCATTCTCAACCGCACCTTTGGCGGCCTGTTCATGGCTGCCGCCGGCCTG